A window from Melitaea cinxia chromosome 5, ilMelCinx1.1, whole genome shotgun sequence encodes these proteins:
- the LOC123653609 gene encoding ubiquitin-conjugating enzyme E2 S, translated as MSNVENVCPQVLRGVTRELRRLAANPPSGIKLVLRDDDLTDVVALIDGPADTPYAGGVFRVRLALGREFPAAPPRAYFLTKIFHPNVSAAGEVCVNTLKRDWRPELGLEHALLAVKCLLIAPNADSALNAEAAALLRDRYDDYFARAKLYTDIHARAGAGAGRAAGGEAEGEGGPRAKRERRPAAPPARDKRRILKRL; from the exons ATGTCTAACGTAGAAAACGTGTGTCCGCAAGTTCTCCGGGGTGTGACGCGAGAGCTACGACGGCTGGCGGCCAACCCGCCTTCAGGCATCAAACTCGTACTCCGAGATGACGATCTCACCGACGTCGTAGCTCTAATCGATGGACCTG CGGACACGCCGTACGCCGGCGGCGTGTTCCGCGTGCGGCTGGCGCTGGGCCGCGAGTTCCCGGCGGCGCCGCCGCGTGCCTACTTCCTCACGAAGATCTTCCACCCCAACGTGTCGGCGGCGGGCGAGGTGTGCGTCAACACGCTGAAGCGCGACTGGCGGCCGGAGCTCGGGCTCGAGCACGCGCTGCTCGCCGTCAAGTGCCTGCTCATCGCGCCCAACGCGGACTCGGCGCTCAACGCGGAGGCGGCGGCGCTGCTGCGCGACCGCTACGACGACTACTTCGCGCGCGCCAAGCTCTACACCGACATCCACgcgcgcgcgggcgcgggcgcggggcgggcggcgggCGGCGAGGCGGAGGGCGAGGGCGGGCCGCGCGCCAAGCGCGAGCGCcggcccgccgcgccgcccgcgcgcgACAAGCGCCGCATCCTGAAGCGCTTATGA
- the LOC123653379 gene encoding aquaporin-2-like: MPNDDGSERGLAAWIRRWWRPLIAETVATALLVSLGVASLLPVGGKEPPLTHAAFAFGIVVLANVEAFGPTSGAHMNPSVTLAALLDGRIGPVAAAAYVVAQSFGATIGFGLLMALCPDAFAAGGHVGGNAPGSVGAAAAAGVEALLTAVLALLCCAAWAAAERGARDPALSIKLGLTVAGLVYAGGVMSSASLNPARSLGPALLVGFRSDHWVYWAGPLGGAALGALLHRYVLRPPRAAASRSEELPLNDKGDR; this comes from the exons GCTCCGAGCGCGGCCTGGCCGCGTGGATACGCCGTTGGTGGCGGCCGCTCATCGCGGAGACGGTGGCGACGGCGCTGCTCGTGTCGCTGGGCGTGGCCTCGCTGCTGCCCGTCGGCGGCAAGGAGCCCCCGCTCACGCACGCGGCCTTCGCTTTCGGCATCGTCGTGCTCGCCAACGTCGAAGCCTTCGGACCCACCTCCGGAGCCCACATGAACCCGTCCGTGACGTTGGCGGCGCTGCTGGACGGGCGGATAGGGCCGGTCGCGGCCGCCGCGTACGTGGTCGCCCAGAGCTTCGGCGCCACGATCGGGTTCGGCCTGCTGATGGCGCTGTGCCCGGACGCCTTCGCCGCGGGCGGGCACGTGGGCGGCAACGCGCCGGGCTCGgtgggcgcggcggcggcggcgggcgtGGAGGCGCTGCTGACGGCCGTGCTGGCGCTGCTGTGCTGCGCCGCCTGGGCCGCGGCCGAGCGCGGCGCGCGCGACCCCGCCCTCTCCATCAAGCTCGGCCTCACCGTCGCGGGGCTCGTCTATGCGGGG GGAGTTATGTCGAGCGCAAGTCTGAACCCCGCGCGCAGTCTGGGACCGGCGCTCCTGGTGGGCTTCCGGTCGGACCACTGG GTGTACTGGGCGGGCCCGCTGGGCGGCGCGGCGCTGGGCGCGCTGCTGCACCGCTACGTGCTgcggccgccgcgcgccgctGCGTCGCGCTCCGAGGAACTGCCGCTGAACGACAAGGGCGACCGCTAG